The Muricauda sp. SCSIO 65647 genome includes a region encoding these proteins:
- a CDS encoding zinc-dependent metalloprotease, with protein MFQKLLPKLLSLLFLVAAFQTTDAQLFKKKKKTTEKTSDAKSKKDDKIKPYDKVITKEALTDEGLFHVHRVDGKHYYEIPDSLFNREMLMVSRISKTATGIGFGGGKINTQVLRWQKKPKKVLLRVVSYGNYAADSLPIHEAVVNSNFEPVLFSFDIKAFNKKDSLNPATIIEVDPMFTKDVNALGMPDRFRERYKISRLDGDRSYIESIKSYPLNIEARHVKTYAAKKPPSNQSLGSISVEINNSMILLPEKPMKRRYFDERVGWFARGQVDYGLEAQKSKTVTYLDRWRLEVKEEDIEKFKAGELVEPKKQIVYYVDRATPKKWIPYIKKGIEDWQVAFEEAGFKNAIIAKDPPSPDEDPEWSPEDVRYSVVRYLASPIPNANGPHVSDPRSGEILESDINWYHNVMTLLRNWFFVQTAAINTEAQNVAFKDKIMGRLIRFVSAHEVGHTLGLPHNMGSSAAYPVDSLRSASFTKKNGTAPSIMDYARFNYVAQPGDEGVALMPDIGVYDKHSIRWGYRPILDIAAEDEKPILNQWILEHANDPMYRFGHQQVGDVVDPSSQTEDLGNDAIKASEYGIANLKRIVPKLMEWTTEDGKNYDDLETMYGEVIKQFSRYMGHVSNNIGGVYEYYKTADQEGAVYTHVSKAHQKNCLDFLHAQLFETPDWLIDQNIFNKVQYSGSIERIRALQARTLNNMLHLGKMARIIENETANGDGAYKLVDMMRDLRRGLWSETRNGKKIDTYRRNLQKAHIDRLAYLLTAENQKKKPEFGGYQKSTVVNTSQSDIRSVARAELNNLERDIRSGLSRISDTMSRYHLQDALERIALILDPT; from the coding sequence ATGTTCCAAAAACTACTTCCGAAATTGTTGTCATTACTTTTCTTGGTGGCAGCATTTCAAACCACCGACGCCCAACTTTTCAAGAAAAAGAAAAAAACCACTGAAAAGACTTCTGACGCCAAGTCGAAGAAAGATGACAAAATAAAGCCTTATGATAAGGTCATCACCAAAGAGGCCCTGACCGATGAGGGTCTTTTTCATGTGCATAGGGTCGATGGCAAACATTATTATGAGATACCTGATTCACTCTTCAACCGTGAAATGTTGATGGTGAGCCGTATCTCAAAAACCGCCACGGGCATCGGTTTTGGGGGCGGTAAGATCAATACCCAAGTACTACGTTGGCAGAAAAAGCCAAAAAAGGTGTTACTTCGCGTGGTATCGTACGGCAATTATGCGGCCGACTCGCTGCCCATTCATGAAGCCGTGGTCAATTCTAATTTTGAACCTGTCCTTTTTTCGTTCGACATCAAAGCTTTCAACAAGAAAGATTCGCTGAACCCTGCCACGATCATTGAGGTAGACCCTATGTTCACCAAAGATGTGAATGCACTGGGCATGCCCGACAGATTTCGTGAACGCTATAAAATTAGCCGATTGGATGGCGATCGAAGTTATATTGAGTCCATTAAAAGCTATCCGCTGAATATCGAGGCCCGACATGTGAAGACCTATGCGGCAAAAAAACCACCCAGCAACCAAAGTTTGGGCTCCATATCGGTTGAGATCAACAACTCGATGATCCTATTGCCCGAAAAACCCATGAAACGCCGTTATTTTGATGAACGTGTGGGCTGGTTTGCCCGTGGACAGGTCGATTATGGACTGGAAGCGCAAAAGAGCAAAACCGTTACCTATTTAGATAGATGGCGTTTGGAAGTAAAGGAAGAGGATATCGAAAAGTTTAAGGCCGGCGAACTGGTAGAGCCAAAAAAACAAATTGTTTATTATGTGGACAGGGCCACTCCAAAAAAATGGATTCCCTATATCAAAAAAGGTATTGAAGATTGGCAGGTCGCTTTTGAAGAAGCCGGCTTCAAGAATGCCATTATCGCCAAAGACCCTCCTTCACCTGACGAAGACCCCGAGTGGTCACCCGAAGATGTGCGCTACTCGGTGGTGCGCTATCTTGCCTCGCCCATACCCAATGCCAATGGCCCTCATGTGAGTGACCCGCGAAGTGGCGAAATATTGGAGTCTGACATCAACTGGTACCATAATGTAATGACCTTGCTTCGCAATTGGTTCTTTGTACAAACCGCGGCCATTAATACTGAAGCACAGAATGTAGCGTTTAAAGATAAGATCATGGGGCGTTTGATACGTTTCGTATCGGCACATGAAGTAGGACATACATTGGGACTTCCACATAATATGGGAAGCAGTGCCGCCTACCCAGTTGATTCGTTGCGCTCGGCATCGTTTACCAAAAAAAATGGCACCGCTCCCTCCATTATGGACTATGCCCGGTTCAATTATGTGGCCCAACCCGGTGATGAAGGAGTAGCACTGATGCCCGACATCGGAGTCTATGACAAGCATTCCATTCGATGGGGCTATCGCCCAATTTTAGATATTGCTGCTGAAGATGAAAAGCCCATCTTGAACCAGTGGATTCTCGAACATGCCAATGATCCCATGTACCGCTTTGGCCACCAGCAGGTTGGTGATGTGGTCGATCCCAGCTCACAGACTGAAGATTTGGGCAATGATGCCATAAAGGCCAGTGAATATGGTATTGCCAATTTGAAGCGTATTGTTCCCAAGCTTATGGAATGGACCACCGAAGACGGCAAAAACTATGATGACCTAGAGACGATGTACGGTGAGGTCATCAAACAGTTTAGTCGTTATATGGGCCATGTATCGAACAATATCGGCGGGGTTTACGAATACTATAAGACCGCAGATCAAGAAGGGGCCGTCTATACCCATGTTTCCAAAGCGCACCAAAAAAACTGTCTTGATTTTTTGCATGCCCAGTTATTTGAAACGCCCGATTGGTTGATCGACCAAAACATTTTCAACAAAGTACAGTATTCGGGTTCCATTGAACGTATAAGGGCCCTACAGGCACGCACACTGAACAATATGTTGCACTTGGGCAAAATGGCGCGTATCATTGAAAATGAGACGGCCAATGGCGATGGGGCCTACAAACTGGTCGACATGATGCGCGATCTGCGACGCGGACTATGGTCTGAAACCCGCAACGGAAAGAAAATAGATACCTACCGAAGAAATCTGCAGAAAGCACATATTGATAGATTGGCCTATCTATTGACCGCGGAAAACCAAAAGAAAAAGCCTGAATTCGGAGGGTATCAGAAATCAACGGTGGTCAATACAAGCCAATCTGACATTCGGTCAGTGGCACGCGCTGAACTGAACAATCTTGAGAGAGATATTAGAAGTGGCCTATCGCGAATCTCTGATACCATGAGTCGTTATCACTTGCAAGACGCCCTAGAGCGCATAGCACTTATATTGGATCCAACCTAG
- a CDS encoding leucine-rich repeat domain-containing protein, whose amino-acid sequence MRLRKIAFVLVFVFTLTSTISAQTYREFVALVEVYRNTKGYNWTESWDLNTPMTAWKGVTIKDGHVVGLDLSNNNLEGKIPLTLVNLKHLKHLDLSGNKLKGRLPGGIGRMTQLYTFNVSSNGLTGRIPRGFAKLSKLKSLQLANNNFEDFRGLEEIKKHQLVFFDMNSDFKHLQLLSLKSQNVRMANLEYEDIE is encoded by the coding sequence ATGAGACTTAGAAAGATTGCTTTTGTGCTTGTTTTTGTTTTTACTTTGACGAGCACCATTTCGGCCCAGACCTACAGGGAATTTGTGGCCTTGGTCGAAGTGTACCGTAATACGAAGGGTTATAACTGGACAGAATCTTGGGACCTCAATACACCCATGACCGCATGGAAAGGGGTCACCATCAAAGATGGACATGTGGTAGGCCTAGATCTTTCAAACAATAACCTGGAAGGTAAGATACCGTTGACATTGGTCAATTTGAAACACTTGAAGCATCTCGATCTTTCAGGAAACAAATTGAAAGGCAGGTTACCAGGGGGCATCGGAAGAATGACCCAACTCTATACCTTCAATGTGTCAAGCAATGGCCTAACAGGAAGAATTCCGAGAGGTTTTGCAAAACTTTCCAAATTAAAATCATTGCAATTGGCCAATAACAATTTTGAAGACTTCAGAGGGCTGGAAGAAATAAAAAAACACCAATTGGTCTTTTTCGATATGAACAGTGATTTCAAGCACCTGCAATTGCTCAGTCTTAAATCACAGAACGTTCGAATGGCAAACCTTGAATATGAGGATATTGAATAA
- a CDS encoding SLC13 family permease, giving the protein MELSKKIGLILGPIIFLICINLPFELVTEKGDAVIAIALWMLIWWITEAVSISVTALLPLLLFPILKILPMADVGANYGSPIIFLFFGGFVLALALEKVNLHRRIALNIIRLTGTTPDKVVLGFMIATASLSMWISNTASTVVMLPIALSVIDLLIHDEDGFTKRDQNFALSVMLGIAFSANAGGIATVIGTPPNSVLIGLLENEYNIEISFLKWMTIGLPFSALMIGIIYFVLVKWMFPNRDLKFNASKEVIDKELKKLGPTSGKEKMVLTIFGVTVFLWIFRTLINSIIPSLGLSDTMISMFAAIALFSVPYNIKKGDFIINWKDTSRLAWGILILFGGGLALAKGMSVSGIVDLVAEAIASSDISILLTASLLILLMLFMTELMSNVALVAVLAPVVAGIAIGLGVPMLYLLIPVTMASSCAFMLPMATPPNAIVFASGHVKVPQMARVGIILNLIAVALLILMFQFVLPLLF; this is encoded by the coding sequence ATGGAACTAAGCAAAAAAATAGGGCTTATCTTGGGGCCCATCATCTTTCTGATCTGTATCAACCTTCCTTTTGAACTGGTGACCGAAAAAGGTGATGCGGTCATCGCAATTGCCCTTTGGATGCTTATTTGGTGGATTACCGAAGCGGTCTCCATTTCTGTAACGGCCCTATTGCCGTTATTGCTGTTTCCCATTCTAAAAATATTGCCGATGGCCGATGTGGGCGCCAATTACGGCAGCCCCATCATTTTTCTGTTCTTCGGGGGTTTTGTATTGGCCCTTGCCCTTGAAAAGGTCAATCTGCACAGGCGCATTGCGCTCAATATCATTCGTTTGACGGGCACTACCCCCGACAAAGTGGTACTGGGCTTTATGATCGCGACCGCTTCATTGAGCATGTGGATCAGCAATACCGCCAGTACAGTGGTTATGTTGCCCATTGCCCTTTCGGTCATCGATCTGCTCATACATGATGAGGACGGATTCACAAAAAGAGATCAAAACTTTGCGCTGAGTGTTATGCTGGGCATAGCTTTTTCGGCCAATGCAGGGGGTATTGCCACCGTTATTGGCACACCTCCCAACTCGGTACTCATCGGCCTGCTGGAAAACGAATATAACATCGAAATCTCTTTTTTGAAGTGGATGACCATCGGTCTCCCCTTTTCTGCACTAATGATCGGTATCATTTACTTTGTACTTGTGAAATGGATGTTTCCCAATCGCGACCTGAAATTCAATGCCTCAAAAGAGGTCATCGATAAAGAGCTAAAGAAATTGGGACCCACCTCTGGCAAAGAAAAGATGGTGTTGACGATTTTTGGGGTCACTGTCTTTCTCTGGATTTTCAGAACATTGATCAACTCCATCATTCCAAGTTTAGGGCTTTCTGATACCATGATCAGCATGTTTGCGGCCATTGCACTGTTTTCGGTACCGTATAATATCAAAAAAGGAGATTTCATCATCAATTGGAAAGACACCTCACGATTGGCGTGGGGCATTTTGATTCTTTTTGGCGGTGGTCTCGCATTGGCCAAGGGAATGTCGGTCAGCGGTATTGTCGATTTAGTGGCAGAAGCCATTGCCAGCAGCGATATCAGTATTCTATTGACCGCTTCACTGTTGATACTTTTAATGCTCTTCATGACCGAGCTGATGAGCAATGTTGCCTTGGTGGCCGTTCTGGCCCCAGTAGTGGCCGGTATTGCCATTGGGCTTGGCGTGCCCATGCTCTATCTGTTGATTCCCGTGACCATGGCCAGCAGCTGTGCATTTATGCTGCCGATGGCAACACCCCCCAATGCCATTGTTTTTGCCAGTGGCCATGTGAAAGTGCCTCAAATGGCGAGGGTAGGCATTATTCTGAACCTGATTGCAGTGGCCTTATTGATTCTGATGTTTCAGTTTGTGCTTCCATTGTTGTTCTAA
- a CDS encoding VOC family protein gives MNTLGYFEIQSSDPEREIDFYATLFDWSFIIDETVPIEYYRLVGAGVQGALLRRPTKVPPKEHGTNAFTCSFQVKNFDLTVKIIEEKGGQVAMPKFAIPGRCWQGYFLDADHNVFGIFEVDEGAK, from the coding sequence ATGAACACATTAGGCTACTTTGAAATACAATCTTCAGATCCTGAACGTGAAATTGATTTCTATGCTACCCTATTTGATTGGAGTTTCATCATAGATGAAACGGTTCCGATTGAATATTATCGCCTTGTAGGCGCCGGTGTACAGGGTGCCCTTTTGAGACGACCGACCAAAGTGCCTCCAAAAGAACATGGCACCAATGCCTTTACCTGTTCTTTTCAGGTTAAAAACTTTGACCTTACGGTCAAAATCATCGAAGAAAAAGGCGGTCAGGTGGCCATGCCCAAATTTGCCATACCAGGTCGCTGTTGGCAAGGCTATTTTTTAGATGCCGACCATAATGTCTTCGGCATTTTTGAGGTAGATGAGGGTGCGAAATGA
- the lysS gene encoding lysine--tRNA ligase: protein MQLSEQEVVRREKLVKLREMGIDPYPAALYPLNATSRSIKNGFEEGQKVVIAGRLMSRRIQGKASFAELQDSEGRIQVYFNRDEICTGEDKTLYNEVYKKLLDIGDIIGVEGELFTTQVGEKTVMVKNFSLLSKSLRPLPLPKTDAEGNIYDEFNDPELRYRQRYVDLVVNPSVKETFVKRTKITNSIREFYNEKGYLEVETPILQPIPGGAAARPFLTHHNALNIPLYLRIANELYLKRLIVGGFDGVYEFSKDFRNEGMDRTHNPEFTVMELYVAYKDYNWMMDTTEQLLEKVAKDANGSTQVPVGDHIIDFKAPYPRVPILEAIKTHTGHDVAGMDEAQLREVAKELDIEVDATMGVGKLIDEIFGEKCEHHYVQPTFIIDYPKEMSPLTKEHRSNPALTERFELMVNGKELANAYSELNDPIDQRERFEEQLRLSEKGDDEAMFIDQDFLRALEYGMPPTSGIGIGIDRLVMLMTDNASIQEVLFFPQMRPEKKQVELTEEEKTIMDILKPNGEMSLIELKEKAGLSNKKWDKSTKNLSKLGLFEVEKKNDALLARFKK from the coding sequence ATGCAACTATCAGAACAAGAAGTCGTACGACGCGAAAAATTGGTCAAGCTTAGGGAAATGGGCATTGACCCCTATCCCGCCGCCCTTTACCCTCTGAATGCCACCTCTAGAAGCATCAAAAATGGATTTGAAGAGGGCCAAAAGGTGGTCATCGCCGGGCGGTTGATGTCACGTCGTATACAGGGCAAGGCTTCCTTTGCCGAGCTACAAGATAGTGAAGGGCGTATTCAGGTCTATTTTAATCGTGACGAAATCTGTACAGGTGAAGATAAGACACTGTACAACGAGGTCTATAAAAAATTGCTCGATATAGGAGATATCATCGGTGTTGAGGGTGAGCTGTTCACCACGCAGGTCGGTGAAAAGACCGTTATGGTCAAAAATTTCTCCCTATTGAGCAAATCATTGAGGCCCCTGCCACTACCGAAGACAGATGCCGAGGGCAACATCTATGACGAATTCAACGACCCCGAGCTTCGTTATCGGCAACGATACGTTGATCTGGTGGTGAACCCATCGGTGAAGGAAACCTTTGTCAAGCGTACCAAGATAACCAATAGCATTCGTGAATTCTATAACGAAAAAGGGTATCTAGAAGTTGAAACACCCATATTGCAACCCATTCCGGGCGGTGCGGCGGCACGTCCTTTTTTGACTCACCATAATGCACTGAATATTCCTTTGTACTTGCGTATTGCCAATGAATTATACCTTAAGAGGCTGATCGTGGGTGGCTTTGACGGTGTCTATGAGTTTTCAAAAGATTTCCGCAACGAGGGCATGGACCGTACCCATAATCCAGAGTTTACGGTAATGGAGCTCTATGTGGCCTACAAAGACTATAACTGGATGATGGACACTACGGAGCAATTACTCGAAAAAGTGGCCAAAGATGCCAATGGAAGCACCCAGGTACCGGTAGGTGACCATATCATTGATTTCAAGGCCCCTTATCCACGAGTGCCCATTTTAGAGGCCATCAAGACCCATACGGGCCATGATGTGGCCGGTATGGATGAAGCACAGCTTCGTGAGGTGGCAAAAGAATTGGATATAGAAGTCGATGCCACCATGGGCGTGGGCAAATTGATCGATGAGATCTTTGGCGAAAAGTGTGAGCACCATTACGTGCAGCCCACCTTTATCATCGATTACCCAAAAGAGATGAGCCCATTGACCAAAGAGCACCGCAGTAATCCCGCGCTCACCGAACGTTTTGAACTGATGGTCAATGGTAAAGAACTGGCCAATGCCTATTCAGAGTTGAACGACCCCATTGACCAGCGCGAGCGTTTTGAAGAACAACTTCGTCTTTCTGAAAAAGGAGATGACGAGGCCATGTTCATCGACCAAGATTTTCTGCGGGCCCTAGAATATGGTATGCCCCCCACTTCTGGCATCGGCATTGGCATTGACCGCCTCGTCATGCTAATGACCGACAACGCCTCGATTCAAGAGGTACTGTTCTTTCCACAAATGCGACCAGAGAAAAAGCAAGTTGAGCTTACCGAAGAAGAAAAAACCATTATGGATATCTTAAAACCAAACGGTGAAATGTCTCTGATCGAACTAAAGGAAAAAGCAGGCCTGAGCAATAAAAAGTGGGACAAAAGCACCAAGAACCTCTCAAAACTTGGCCTTTTTGAGGTAGAAAAAAAGAATGATGCCCTTTTGGCCCGCTTCAAAAAATAG
- a CDS encoding thioredoxin family protein, with the protein MRTIFIVFFSTFVMHAQEFNREIILDNGKQFLVGKITLQRLNTEPYKAWYNTAHESYAVDQAMVQLFKNKLSDYKILLFLGTWCGDSKREVPRFIKILEAADYSLENLSIVALDRRKEFYKKSPTGEEKGLNIIKVPTFIFYKDGIEINRIVESPIESLEEDITAIVGNKTYTPNYTQGRK; encoded by the coding sequence ATGAGAACTATTTTTATTGTCTTTTTTTCAACATTTGTCATGCATGCCCAAGAATTCAACAGGGAAATCATATTGGATAACGGCAAGCAATTTTTGGTCGGAAAAATCACCCTGCAGCGACTGAATACAGAGCCATACAAGGCTTGGTACAATACTGCCCATGAAAGCTATGCCGTCGACCAAGCTATGGTGCAACTCTTCAAGAACAAGCTATCAGACTACAAAATCTTACTGTTTTTGGGCACTTGGTGCGGTGATAGCAAGAGGGAAGTGCCAAGGTTCATCAAAATTTTGGAAGCTGCCGACTACTCGCTGGAGAATCTCTCGATAGTGGCTTTGGACCGACGTAAAGAATTCTACAAAAAAAGCCCCACCGGCGAAGAAAAGGGTCTGAACATCATCAAGGTGCCCACATTCATTTTCTATAAAGATGGGATTGAAATCAACCGTATTGTCGAAAGCCCGATTGAAAGCCTTGAGGAAGACATTACTGCCATAGTCGGCAATAAAACCTATACGCCCAATTACACACAAGGCAGAAAGTGA
- a CDS encoding response regulator transcription factor: MKRIWHILLFCPLMVLHGQYVFKGQVPERFKHQEVSLSLIEDYRKSSRVYFDQIIQKTQVDSLGFFLFEGDNLNSHNRIYRIHVDGCNGEGASKSHFLKECNESESILFIAKNTDTVSLPLDSFNQSFCDVVSTNASSIMLLEIEDLKEQMFLDFVENESETSMRLNLEKWFERWQDFGKQTNEPLAELYTYAFLSDRASETREHYLGDLPINAYYTELSDRLSKKYPSAAFTAQYQGELKADQSYYDAQKAYSSNLEPVYLYYVLGTLGIVLSIIFITKKKRGKKKNDAKLTQQERRIFDAILLGKTNKEIASELFISVSTVKTHINSLYKKMGVSSRTELRSRA, from the coding sequence ATGAAAAGAATCTGGCATATACTATTGTTCTGCCCTTTGATGGTACTGCATGGGCAATATGTTTTCAAGGGACAGGTGCCAGAACGGTTCAAGCACCAAGAAGTATCCTTGTCTTTAATCGAGGATTACCGAAAATCGTCGCGCGTCTACTTTGACCAAATCATTCAAAAAACTCAGGTTGATTCACTGGGATTTTTTTTGTTTGAAGGCGATAACCTCAACAGTCATAATCGAATCTATCGGATTCATGTGGATGGATGTAATGGTGAAGGCGCTTCAAAAAGCCATTTTCTCAAAGAGTGCAATGAAAGTGAGAGCATTTTGTTCATTGCCAAAAACACCGATACGGTCTCGTTGCCCCTTGATTCGTTCAACCAATCGTTCTGCGATGTTGTCTCGACCAATGCCTCATCGATAATGTTGCTTGAAATAGAGGACCTGAAAGAGCAAATGTTTTTAGACTTTGTCGAAAATGAGAGCGAAACGAGTATGCGTCTCAACCTTGAAAAATGGTTTGAACGATGGCAAGATTTCGGAAAGCAGACCAATGAACCCTTGGCCGAATTGTATACCTACGCTTTTTTGTCAGATCGGGCGAGTGAAACCCGCGAACACTATTTGGGCGACTTGCCTATCAATGCTTACTATACCGAACTATCTGATCGATTATCGAAAAAGTATCCCTCGGCGGCATTTACAGCACAGTATCAGGGAGAACTCAAAGCCGACCAAAGTTATTATGATGCCCAAAAAGCCTATTCTTCAAACCTCGAACCAGTATACCTTTATTATGTTCTGGGCACCTTGGGCATTGTCTTGTCGATAATTTTTATCACCAAGAAAAAAAGGGGGAAGAAAAAAAACGATGCAAAACTCACCCAACAAGAACGGCGAATATTCGATGCCATTCTTTTGGGTAAGACCAATAAAGAGATCGCTTCAGAGCTTTTTATCAGCGTAAGCACCGTAAAGACCCATATCAATAGTCTTTACAAAAAAATGGGGGTCTCTTCACGTACCGAGCTCAGATCTAGGGCCTGA
- a CDS encoding YqaE/Pmp3 family membrane protein: MSFWRVLLAIIFPPLSVIGKGCGSFFIVLLLTLCGWVPGVIGALVILNNTNG; this comes from the coding sequence ATGAGTTTCTGGCGTGTTTTATTGGCCATTATCTTTCCGCCCTTGTCGGTCATTGGTAAGGGCTGTGGGTCTTTCTTCATTGTCTTGCTTTTAACCCTTTGTGGGTGGGTGCCCGGGGTTATCGGGGCGTTGGTCATTTTGAACAATACCAACGGATAG
- the lipB gene encoding lipoyl(octanoyl) transferase LipB — MNKKVQLQDLGRKDYKETWDYQEVLFKEIVDLKIKNRREGTELPTPNHFLFVEHPHVFTLGKSGDEDNLLIDEEALAEKGAKFYKINRGGDITYHGPGQIVGYPILDLDNFFTDIHKYLRFLEEMVILTLAEYGLKGQRSEGETGVWLDVGTPFARKICAMGVRASRWVTMHGFAFNINADLGYFDLMIPCGIKDKAVTSLNVELGKKEVEMNEVKQKLLEHFETLFEAQTIKLKAMA, encoded by the coding sequence ATGAACAAGAAGGTGCAGTTGCAAGACTTAGGTCGTAAAGATTATAAGGAAACCTGGGATTATCAGGAAGTACTTTTTAAAGAGATCGTCGACCTAAAGATCAAGAATAGGAGGGAGGGCACCGAATTGCCCACCCCCAACCATTTTCTATTTGTCGAGCATCCCCATGTATTTACCTTGGGCAAAAGCGGTGATGAAGATAATCTGTTGATCGATGAAGAAGCATTGGCAGAAAAAGGGGCCAAATTCTATAAGATAAACCGTGGCGGTGATATTACCTATCATGGCCCAGGCCAGATTGTGGGCTACCCTATTTTGGATTTGGACAATTTCTTCACCGATATTCACAAATACCTTCGCTTTTTGGAAGAGATGGTCATATTGACCTTGGCCGAATACGGACTTAAAGGGCAGCGTTCAGAAGGGGAAACCGGGGTTTGGTTGGATGTGGGCACGCCTTTTGCCCGAAAAATATGTGCCATGGGGGTACGAGCCAGCCGCTGGGTGACCATGCACGGTTTTGCCTTCAATATCAATGCCGACCTGGGCTATTTTGACCTTATGATCCCCTGCGGAATAAAAGACAAGGCGGTGACTTCCCTAAACGTTGAGCTCGGCAAAAAGGAAGTTGAAATGAATGAGGTCAAACAGAAACTACTCGAGCATTTTGAAACGCTTTTTGAAGCGCAGACCATCAAGTTGAAAGCTATGGCCTAG
- a CDS encoding DUF11 domain-containing protein produces MKKIIFLAVLGIAISSFGLLNAQDLELDVHVLPTSIIGDPAAFNIGLRNMGEEDAHGIEVQIKLEPGLSYRSFTPNTLNFNPETGIWRLDTLGDKRSKVLTILATYAQRDNAILSAEVIASSGLDPDSTPNNGIDTNGNGKIINDKGDEDDGDAAQNGPFN; encoded by the coding sequence ATGAAAAAAATCATATTTCTTGCGGTCTTAGGCATCGCTATATCGAGCTTTGGACTGCTAAACGCCCAAGATTTAGAGCTCGATGTGCACGTATTACCGACTTCAATAATCGGAGATCCTGCCGCCTTCAATATCGGACTTCGCAATATGGGCGAAGAAGATGCCCATGGCATTGAGGTACAGATTAAACTGGAGCCTGGATTAAGCTATCGGAGTTTTACGCCCAATACCCTGAATTTTAATCCGGAAACCGGTATTTGGAGGCTTGATACCCTAGGCGATAAGCGCTCAAAAGTGCTGACCATATTGGCGACCTATGCCCAAAGAGACAACGCCATTCTAAGTGCCGAGGTTATCGCCAGCAGTGGACTAGATCCCGATAGCACCCCAAACAATGGTATCGACACCAATGGTAATGGTAAAATTATCAATGACAAAGGAGATGAAGACGATGGTGATGCAGCACAAAATGGACCTTTCAACTGA